A window of the Agrococcus jejuensis genome harbors these coding sequences:
- a CDS encoding GrpB family protein, with translation MLDRQRRIPAAAIVEHHDDPPPPGETPWVEGYAPTTAVRVVDADPGWPAVFAALERRIRDALGERALAIEHVGSTSVAGLAAKPVIDVDLIVADSADETAWLPPLGALGGVLVIREPWWQQHRVVRFADPVANVHVFGPDAPEPVRHVILRDWLRAHPADRDRYAAAKREAADAARAHGEHVMQYNARKQSVIREVYARAFAAAGLIA, from the coding sequence ATGCTCGATCGCCAGCGCCGCATCCCCGCCGCCGCGATCGTCGAGCACCACGACGACCCGCCGCCGCCCGGCGAGACGCCTTGGGTCGAGGGCTACGCCCCGACGACCGCCGTGCGCGTCGTCGACGCCGACCCGGGCTGGCCCGCCGTCTTCGCGGCGCTCGAGCGGCGCATCCGGGATGCGCTGGGGGAGCGGGCGCTCGCGATCGAGCACGTCGGCTCGACGTCGGTGGCCGGGCTCGCGGCGAAGCCCGTGATCGACGTCGACCTCATCGTCGCCGACAGCGCCGACGAGACCGCGTGGCTGCCGCCGTTGGGGGCACTGGGCGGCGTGCTCGTGATCCGCGAGCCGTGGTGGCAGCAGCACCGCGTCGTGCGGTTCGCGGACCCCGTCGCGAACGTGCACGTCTTCGGCCCCGACGCTCCCGAGCCCGTGCGCCACGTGATCCTGCGCGACTGGCTGCGCGCGCACCCTGCCGACCGGGATCGCTACGCCGCCGCGAAGCGCGAGGCGGCCGACGCCGCCCGCGCGCACGGCGAGCACGTCATGCAGTACAACGCCCGCAAGCAGTCGGTGATCCGCGAGGTCTACGCTCGCGCGTTCGCGGCGGCCGGTCTCATCGCCTGA
- the tdh gene encoding L-threonine 3-dehydrogenase: MRALVTAGEPGLRLTDVPEPHVPPGHVALRVLRAGICGTDLHIDAWDAWAQAAVRPGLVVGHELAGEIVEVGDGVVDLAVGQIASVEGHVVCGTCRNCRAGRRHLCIRTSNLGVQRDGAFAERVVVPATNVWVHPGRTIDTVSDAELDVFGIFDPFGNAVHTALKFPVVGEDVLVTGAGPIGLMAAAVARHVGARHILVTDVAPARLELARSMGFEAIDVRTERIEDAQVRFGMREGFDVALEMSGAPSALPAIIDNLNFGGRIAMLGLPSQSIDIDWAKVVSHMLTIQGIYGREMYETWYAMSSLAETGLDVSPVITHRFAFADWAEAFEVARSGAAGKVVLDMTKEA, encoded by the coding sequence ATGCGAGCACTCGTCACGGCGGGCGAGCCCGGACTGCGTCTGACCGACGTGCCCGAGCCGCACGTCCCGCCTGGCCATGTCGCCCTGCGCGTGCTGCGCGCGGGCATCTGCGGCACCGACCTGCACATCGACGCGTGGGATGCGTGGGCGCAGGCCGCCGTGCGCCCCGGCCTCGTCGTGGGGCACGAGCTCGCAGGCGAGATCGTCGAGGTGGGCGACGGCGTCGTCGACCTCGCGGTCGGGCAGATCGCGTCGGTCGAGGGCCACGTCGTGTGCGGCACGTGCCGCAACTGCCGCGCCGGCCGCCGCCACCTCTGCATCCGCACGTCGAACCTCGGCGTGCAGCGCGACGGCGCCTTCGCCGAGCGCGTCGTCGTGCCGGCGACGAACGTGTGGGTGCATCCGGGCCGCACGATCGACACGGTGTCGGACGCCGAGCTCGACGTCTTCGGCATCTTCGACCCGTTCGGCAACGCCGTGCACACGGCGCTGAAGTTCCCCGTCGTCGGCGAGGACGTGCTCGTGACCGGCGCCGGCCCCATCGGTCTCATGGCCGCGGCCGTCGCCCGCCACGTCGGCGCTCGCCACATCCTCGTGACCGACGTCGCGCCCGCACGCCTCGAGCTCGCCCGCTCGATGGGGTTCGAGGCCATCGACGTGCGGACCGAGCGCATCGAGGATGCGCAGGTGCGGTTCGGCATGCGCGAGGGCTTCGACGTCGCGCTCGAGATGTCGGGGGCGCCGAGCGCGCTGCCGGCGATCATCGACAACCTGAACTTCGGCGGCCGCATCGCGATGCTCGGGCTGCCGTCCCAGTCGATCGACATCGACTGGGCGAAGGTCGTGAGCCACATGCTCACGATCCAGGGCATCTACGGCCGCGAGATGTACGAGACCTGGTACGCCATGTCGTCGCTCGCCGAGACGGGCCTCGACGTGTCGCCCGTCATCACGCACCGGTTCGCGTTCGCGGACTGGGCGGAGGCGTTCGAGGTCGCGCGCTCGGGCGCGGCGGGCAAGGTCGTGCTCGACATGACGAAGGAGGCGTGA
- the purM gene encoding phosphoribosylformylglycinamidine cyclo-ligase — protein sequence MTDLYAAAGVDTAAGDRAVELMKAAVARTHGVGVVGGVGGFAGLFDLSAAGEYRRPLLASSTDGVGTKVALAQAIDKHDTIGQDLVGMVVDDIVVVGAKPLAMTDYIACGRIEPARIADIVRGIAAACEATGTALVGGETAEHPGLLGPDDYDVAGAAVGIVEADALLGPDRVRAGDAVVAMASSGLHSNGFSLVRHILADKGIALTSHVDELGGVAAEVLLEPTRLYTSPLVAMLAEGRAIHAISHVTGGGIAANLARVLPTGLAVELQRGWAVPDVFRALASIGGHDLVATEGTWNLGLGMIAIVDQADAAAVVADSEAAGIPAWVAGEVQAADATPESDGWVQGAKGVDGGAVRLAGTHA from the coding sequence GTGACGGATCTCTACGCGGCAGCAGGCGTCGACACGGCAGCGGGCGACCGCGCCGTCGAGCTCATGAAGGCGGCCGTGGCCCGCACGCACGGCGTGGGCGTCGTGGGCGGCGTCGGCGGCTTCGCCGGCCTCTTCGACCTCTCGGCCGCGGGCGAGTACCGCCGGCCGCTGCTCGCCTCGTCGACGGATGGCGTGGGCACGAAGGTCGCGCTCGCGCAGGCGATCGACAAGCACGACACCATCGGCCAGGACCTCGTGGGCATGGTCGTCGACGACATCGTCGTGGTGGGCGCGAAGCCGCTGGCGATGACCGACTACATCGCGTGCGGCCGCATCGAGCCCGCGCGCATCGCCGACATCGTGCGCGGCATCGCCGCGGCATGCGAGGCGACCGGCACGGCCCTGGTGGGCGGCGAGACCGCCGAGCACCCCGGCCTCCTCGGCCCCGACGACTACGACGTCGCCGGCGCCGCCGTCGGCATCGTCGAGGCGGATGCGCTGCTCGGCCCCGACCGCGTGCGCGCGGGCGACGCCGTCGTGGCGATGGCCTCGAGCGGCCTGCACTCCAACGGCTTCTCGCTCGTGCGCCACATCCTGGCCGACAAGGGCATCGCGCTCACGAGCCACGTCGACGAGCTGGGCGGCGTCGCCGCCGAGGTGCTGCTCGAGCCGACGCGCCTCTACACGAGCCCCCTCGTGGCGATGCTCGCCGAGGGCCGCGCCATCCACGCCATCAGCCACGTCACGGGCGGCGGCATCGCCGCGAACCTCGCGCGCGTGCTGCCCACGGGCCTCGCCGTCGAGCTGCAGCGCGGCTGGGCAGTGCCCGACGTGTTCCGCGCGCTCGCGTCGATCGGCGGCCACGACCTCGTCGCGACCGAGGGCACGTGGAACCTGGGCCTCGGCATGATCGCGATCGTCGACCAGGCCGACGCGGCCGCGGTCGTCGCCGACTCCGAGGCCGCAGGCATCCCCGCGTGGGTCGCGGGAGAGGTGCAGGCGGCGGATGCGACGCCGGAGTCCGACGGCTGGGTGCAGGGTGCCAAGGGCGTCGACGGCGGTGCCGTGCGCCTCGCGGGCACGCACGCCTGA
- a CDS encoding glycosyltransferase family 2 protein — MSRKTISVVIPSYNEERSVEEMVDRVTAVFRERLPAYDFEIIFVDDFSTDGTRGTIRRLAKTNPRVKGVFNAKNFGFHRNIFSALTYGSGDATFMLFGDLQDPPENIPEFVERWEQGDKVVVGQRRSSDEGWFMTVLRRMYYTTIRHLSDTTQIARFTGYGLYDREFVETLKDIDDVQPFFKAVVAEYGLDIAIVQYDQAKSARGKSNFNFLKNYDFAMQGLTASTKLMMRFATFLAGIVALVCLGVAVFVLVNKLIDWERYSAGEASVTVGIFLLGAVQLFFIGVLGEYILSINGRITRKPRVVVGEWVNLRGSRAGRLPDAAPATRSDETEQPRPETA, encoded by the coding sequence GTGTCCAGGAAGACGATCAGCGTCGTCATCCCCAGCTACAACGAGGAACGTAGCGTCGAGGAGATGGTCGACCGCGTGACCGCCGTCTTCCGCGAACGCCTCCCCGCGTACGACTTCGAGATCATCTTCGTCGACGACTTCTCGACCGACGGCACCCGCGGCACCATCCGCCGCCTCGCGAAGACGAACCCGCGCGTCAAGGGCGTCTTCAACGCCAAGAACTTCGGCTTCCACCGCAACATCTTCTCGGCGCTCACCTACGGCAGCGGCGACGCCACCTTCATGCTCTTCGGCGACCTGCAGGACCCGCCCGAGAACATCCCCGAGTTCGTCGAGCGCTGGGAGCAGGGCGACAAGGTCGTCGTCGGCCAGCGCCGCTCGAGCGACGAGGGCTGGTTCATGACGGTGCTGCGCCGCATGTACTACACGACGATCCGCCACCTGTCGGACACGACGCAGATCGCCCGCTTCACCGGCTACGGCCTCTACGACCGCGAGTTCGTCGAGACGCTCAAGGACATCGACGACGTGCAGCCGTTCTTCAAGGCCGTCGTCGCCGAGTACGGCCTCGACATCGCGATCGTGCAGTACGACCAGGCGAAGAGCGCTCGCGGCAAGTCGAACTTCAACTTCCTGAAGAACTACGACTTCGCCATGCAGGGCCTCACCGCCTCGACGAAGCTCATGATGCGCTTCGCGACCTTCCTCGCCGGCATCGTCGCGCTCGTGTGCCTCGGCGTCGCCGTCTTCGTGCTCGTGAACAAGCTCATCGACTGGGAGCGCTACTCGGCCGGCGAGGCGTCGGTGACGGTCGGCATCTTCCTGCTCGGCGCCGTGCAGCTGTTCTTCATCGGCGTGCTCGGCGAGTACATCCTCAGCATCAACGGCCGCATCACGCGCAAGCCGCGCGTCGTCGTGGGCGAGTGGGTCAACCTGCGCGGCA
- a CDS encoding L-serine ammonia-lyase, with amino-acid sequence MSVLDLFKVGIGPSSSHTVGPMRAAWDFVRLLDAAGSRATTVRLRIDLFGSLGATGSGHGTDTAVMLGLSGLAPDTVTTDEIAATLEAIRADRTLLLGGAHPVPFDEKTAVVFRPLTLRPEHPNALRITAYDAEGETLQTHGYYSIGGGFVMRHDEGDVLAPVPEPADAAGPLPMPFTTGDQLLAHCRENGLSIADVMLANEAAWRSEAETIAALEHIWQVMQDCVDAGIRTDGILPGGLDVKRRAKGWHDKLLARDAAGTDARDLLEGMEWVNLFALAVNEENAAGNRVVTAPTNGAAGIIPAVMHYADRYVQLADRRLPWAVEFLLVAGAIGIIIKANASISGAEVGCQGEVGSACAMAAAGFASVIGATPEQIENAAEIGIEHNLGLTCDPIKGLVQIPCIERNAMASVKAINAARMACHGDGTHYVTLDTAVETMRRTGADMSDKYKETAMGGLAVTYVEC; translated from the coding sequence CTGTCGGTGCTCGACCTCTTCAAGGTCGGCATCGGTCCGTCGTCGTCGCACACCGTCGGCCCCATGCGGGCCGCGTGGGACTTCGTGCGCCTGCTGGATGCCGCAGGCTCCCGCGCCACGACGGTGCGCCTGCGCATCGACCTCTTCGGCTCGCTCGGCGCGACCGGATCGGGCCACGGCACCGACACGGCCGTGATGCTCGGCCTGTCTGGCCTCGCGCCCGACACCGTCACGACCGACGAGATCGCCGCGACGCTCGAGGCGATCCGCGCCGACCGCACGCTGCTGCTCGGCGGCGCGCACCCCGTGCCGTTCGACGAGAAGACCGCGGTGGTCTTCCGCCCGCTCACGCTGCGGCCCGAGCATCCGAACGCGCTGCGCATCACGGCGTACGACGCCGAGGGCGAGACGCTGCAGACGCACGGCTACTACTCGATCGGCGGCGGCTTCGTCATGCGGCACGACGAGGGCGACGTGCTCGCCCCCGTGCCCGAGCCGGCCGACGCCGCCGGGCCGCTGCCCATGCCGTTCACGACCGGCGACCAGCTGCTCGCGCACTGCCGCGAGAACGGCCTGTCGATCGCCGACGTCATGCTGGCGAACGAGGCCGCATGGCGCTCCGAGGCCGAGACGATCGCGGCGCTCGAGCACATCTGGCAGGTCATGCAGGACTGCGTGGATGCGGGCATCCGCACCGACGGCATCCTGCCGGGCGGCCTCGACGTGAAGCGGCGCGCGAAGGGCTGGCACGACAAGCTGCTCGCGCGCGACGCCGCCGGCACCGACGCGCGCGACCTGCTCGAGGGCATGGAGTGGGTCAACCTCTTCGCCCTCGCCGTCAACGAGGAGAACGCCGCGGGCAACCGCGTCGTCACGGCGCCGACGAACGGCGCCGCCGGCATCATCCCCGCCGTCATGCACTACGCCGATCGCTACGTGCAGCTCGCCGATCGGCGGTTGCCGTGGGCGGTGGAGTTCCTGCTCGTCGCGGGCGCGATCGGCATCATCATCAAGGCCAACGCGTCGATCTCGGGCGCCGAGGTCGGCTGCCAGGGCGAGGTCGGCTCGGCCTGCGCGATGGCGGCCGCGGGCTTCGCCTCGGTGATCGGCGCGACGCCCGAGCAGATCGAGAACGCCGCCGAGATCGGCATCGAGCACAACCTCGGTCTCACGTGCGACCCCATCAAGGGCCTCGTGCAGATCCCCTGCATCGAGCGCAACGCCATGGCGTCGGTGAAGGCGATCAACGCCGCGCGCATGGCCTGCCACGGCGACGGCACGCACTACGTGACGCTCGACACGGCCGTGGAGACGATGCGGCGCACGGGCGCCGACATGAGCGACAAGTACAAGGAGACCGCGATGGGCGGTCTCGCGGTCACGTACGTCGAGTGCTGA
- a CDS encoding FadR/GntR family transcriptional regulator, which yields MRAGLEIFAARLAATRLDDGALTRMADAVTRMRANVDHLDAFVEADLAFHYELAAATGNATLVELLQIVRSLLRVWVDRAVAEEEHATTATDEHERVLDAIRTGDPDRAASAMSAHMGTASARLAGLATAAE from the coding sequence GTGCGCGCGGGCCTCGAGATCTTCGCCGCCCGCCTCGCCGCGACGCGGCTCGACGACGGCGCGCTCACGCGCATGGCGGATGCCGTGACGCGGATGCGCGCGAACGTCGACCACCTCGACGCGTTCGTCGAGGCCGACCTCGCCTTCCACTACGAGCTCGCCGCCGCCACCGGCAACGCGACCCTCGTCGAGCTGCTGCAGATCGTGCGCTCGCTGCTGCGCGTCTGGGTCGACCGCGCCGTCGCCGAGGAGGAGCACGCCACCACCGCGACCGACGAGCACGAGCGCGTGCTCGACGCCATCCGCACGGGCGACCCCGACCGGGCCGCGTCGGCGATGAGCGCGCACATGGGCACCGCGAGCGCGCGCCTGGCAGGGCTGGCGACCGCGGCGGAGTGA
- a CDS encoding DUF4190 domain-containing protein, translating into MTYTPPGQEPQQPSYSTPEQPAYSAPQSSYATPQYGQNQYAGYAQPKPKSDKKTFGLWSMILGLSGLLIPLFINNIAAIALGIVGLIKENSKGMSITGLVSGGIGLLIWAPIVWFVIVPLIVIAAVGASYGVSGY; encoded by the coding sequence ATGACCTACACCCCTCCCGGCCAGGAGCCGCAGCAGCCGTCGTACTCGACGCCCGAGCAGCCCGCCTACTCCGCGCCGCAGTCGTCGTACGCGACGCCGCAGTACGGCCAGAACCAGTACGCCGGCTACGCCCAGCCCAAGCCCAAGAGCGACAAGAAGACCTTCGGCCTGTGGTCGATGATCCTCGGCCTCTCGGGTCTGCTCATCCCGCTCTTCATCAACAACATCGCCGCCATCGCGCTCGGCATCGTGGGTCTCATCAAGGAGAACTCGAAGGGCATGTCGATCACGGGCCTCGTGTCCGGCGGCATCGGCCTGCTGATCTGGGCGCCGATCGTCTGGTTCGTGATCGTGCCGCTCATCGTCATCGCCGCCGTCGGCGCCAGCTACGGCGTCTCGGGCTACTGA
- a CDS encoding fluoride efflux transporter FluC translates to MRALLPWLAVLVGGALGTGVRASIDLATLDAHPWQTLGINVVGAFVLGLLVARVWPVVPDWVRAGLGTGVLGGFTTFSALALVVAQHPEAATLAYLAASIVLGIAAAWAGLRLGGRPRAAMEVDE, encoded by the coding sequence GTGAGGGCACTGCTCCCCTGGCTCGCCGTGCTCGTGGGCGGCGCGCTCGGCACGGGCGTGCGCGCGTCGATCGACCTCGCGACGCTCGACGCGCACCCGTGGCAGACGCTCGGCATCAACGTCGTCGGCGCGTTCGTGCTCGGGTTGCTCGTCGCCCGCGTGTGGCCCGTCGTACCCGACTGGGTGCGCGCGGGCCTCGGCACTGGCGTGCTCGGCGGCTTCACGACGTTCAGCGCGCTCGCGCTCGTCGTGGCGCAGCATCCGGAGGCGGCGACGCTCGCCTACCTCGCGGCGTCGATCGTGCTGGGCATCGCGGCGGCATGGGCGGGACTGCGACTCGGCGGCCGGCCGCGCGCGGCGATGGAGGTCGACGAGTGA
- a CDS encoding DUF4190 domain-containing protein: MTSPYDTPYGQQPQPYQPSPYQQLAPYGSPQHQIGQQPYAYAAAYATPRSPKTTFGTWALILGLSGFLLPIGLNSIAAIALGIVGIVKEQRRGMSIAGLSIGAFVLFIYMPFIWSVFAILLSLTPLLFLPFMY, translated from the coding sequence GTGACCAGTCCCTACGACACGCCCTACGGCCAGCAGCCGCAGCCGTACCAGCCGTCGCCGTACCAGCAGCTCGCGCCCTACGGCTCGCCGCAGCACCAGATCGGGCAGCAGCCGTACGCGTACGCCGCCGCCTACGCGACCCCGCGCAGCCCCAAGACCACCTTCGGCACGTGGGCGCTCATCCTCGGCCTCTCGGGCTTCCTGCTGCCCATCGGCCTCAACTCGATCGCCGCGATCGCGCTCGGCATCGTCGGCATCGTCAAGGAGCAGCGTCGCGGCATGTCGATCGCCGGCCTGTCGATCGGAGCCTTCGTGCTCTTCATCTACATGCCGTTCATCTGGTCGGTCTTCGCGATCCTGCTGTCGCTCACGCCGCTGCTATTCCTGCCGTTCATGTACTGA
- a CDS encoding APC family permease, translating into MTSDERSAKRWIIGKPLPTEQLEGELLPKRVALPIFASDALSSVAYGPQEMFLILTIGGLAMLANAPYVAIAVMLLIAIVVAGNLQTVKAYPSGGGDYEVAHRNLGPRAGLVVASALLIDYVLTVAVSVASGVDNIISAFPQLDPFRVELAVGFIVVLAAVNLRGVRESGRAFAIPTYLFIASVVVLIVTGLVQTLTGDAPVAASAQYSVETDALGQAAIMLLLLRAFASGCSALTGIEAISNGVPAFRRPKVRNARITLVLLGVVSMSLFAGITFLGLVSRIHYAEDPCDLNGFANCETTPQQSVIGQLGAAVFGDGSPLFYVLLAATALVLLLAANTAFNGFPLLGSVLADHGFAPKALRTRGDRLVYSNGVIVLALGAVLLIVLTQANLNQLIQMYIIGVFVSFSFGQAGMVVHWLRIKRDPRRRGEFNPAAFAVNVVGAIATATVLVVVTVTKFTHGAYLVFLIGPVLWLLMWGIARYYGRVRREIEPDEHTVFGAQGDHAIVLVGDLTKPVLKALDYAIAAKHDSLEAVHSAIDVDAAKRLKKAWIRQGIRVPLRILPSPYRDVSQPVIDHLAERRAEHGSEVVTVYMPKYVMGHWWERVLHDHKSRRVRQRLALTHGVAVALVPWRLQSARLLEERESRPLPGDARRGTARRPRPVTRQHHSGHRR; encoded by the coding sequence GTGACATCGGACGAGCGCTCCGCGAAGCGCTGGATCATCGGCAAGCCGCTCCCCACGGAGCAGCTCGAGGGCGAGCTGCTGCCCAAGCGGGTCGCGCTGCCCATCTTCGCGTCGGATGCGCTGTCGTCGGTGGCGTACGGCCCGCAGGAGATGTTCCTCATCCTCACGATCGGCGGCCTCGCGATGCTCGCGAACGCCCCGTACGTCGCGATCGCGGTCATGCTGCTCATCGCGATCGTCGTCGCGGGCAACCTGCAGACGGTGAAGGCGTATCCGTCGGGCGGCGGCGACTACGAGGTGGCGCACCGCAACCTCGGGCCGCGCGCCGGCCTCGTCGTCGCGAGCGCCCTGCTCATCGACTACGTGCTGACGGTGGCGGTGTCGGTCGCGTCGGGCGTCGACAACATCATCTCGGCGTTCCCGCAGCTCGATCCGTTCCGCGTCGAGCTGGCCGTCGGCTTCATCGTCGTGCTCGCCGCCGTGAACCTGCGCGGCGTGCGGGAGTCGGGGCGCGCGTTCGCGATCCCCACCTACCTCTTCATCGCCTCCGTCGTCGTGCTCATCGTCACGGGACTCGTGCAGACGCTCACGGGCGACGCTCCCGTGGCGGCGTCGGCGCAGTACTCGGTCGAGACGGATGCGCTGGGCCAGGCCGCGATCATGCTGCTGCTGCTGCGTGCGTTCGCCTCGGGATGCTCGGCGCTCACGGGCATCGAGGCCATCTCGAACGGCGTGCCCGCGTTCCGCAGGCCCAAGGTGCGCAACGCGCGCATCACGCTCGTGCTGCTGGGCGTCGTGTCGATGTCGCTCTTCGCCGGCATCACGTTCCTCGGGCTCGTGTCGCGCATCCACTACGCCGAGGACCCGTGCGACCTGAACGGCTTCGCGAACTGCGAGACGACGCCGCAGCAGTCGGTGATCGGCCAGCTGGGCGCCGCGGTGTTCGGCGACGGCTCGCCCCTCTTCTACGTCCTGCTCGCGGCGACGGCGCTCGTGCTGCTGCTCGCAGCCAACACTGCGTTCAACGGGTTCCCGCTGCTCGGCTCCGTGCTCGCCGACCACGGCTTCGCACCGAAGGCGCTGCGCACGCGCGGCGACCGCCTCGTGTACTCGAACGGCGTCATCGTGCTCGCGCTCGGTGCCGTGCTGCTCATCGTGCTCACGCAGGCGAACCTGAACCAGCTCATCCAGATGTACATCATCGGCGTCTTCGTGTCCTTCTCGTTCGGCCAGGCGGGCATGGTCGTGCACTGGCTGCGCATCAAGCGCGACCCCAGGCGGCGCGGCGAGTTCAACCCGGCGGCGTTCGCCGTCAACGTCGTGGGCGCGATCGCGACGGCGACGGTGCTCGTGGTCGTCACCGTGACGAAGTTCACGCACGGCGCCTACCTCGTCTTCCTCATCGGCCCGGTGCTGTGGCTGCTCATGTGGGGCATCGCGCGCTACTACGGCCGCGTGCGGCGCGAGATCGAGCCCGACGAGCACACGGTCTTCGGCGCGCAGGGCGACCACGCGATCGTGCTCGTCGGCGACCTCACGAAGCCCGTGCTCAAGGCGCTCGACTACGCCATCGCGGCGAAGCACGACTCGCTCGAGGCCGTGCACTCGGCGATCGACGTGGATGCGGCGAAGCGGCTGAAGAAGGCGTGGATCCGCCAGGGCATCCGCGTGCCGCTGCGCATCCTGCCGAGCCCGTACCGCGACGTGTCGCAGCCGGTCATCGACCACCTTGCCGAGCGGCGCGCGGAGCACGGCTCGGAGGTCGTGACCGTCTACATGCCGAAGTACGTCATGGGCCACTGGTGGGAGCGCGTGCTGCACGACCACAAGTCGCGGCGCGTGCGCCAGCGCCTCGCGCTCACGCACGGCGTCGCCGTGGCGCTCGTGCCGTGGCGCCTGCAGTCGGCGCGCCTGCTCGAGGAGCGCGAGTCGCGCCCGCTGCCCGGCGACGCGCGCCGCGGCACGGCCCGCCGCCCGCGCCCCGTCACGAGGCAGCACCACTCGGGTCATCGCCGGTGA
- a CDS encoding M20/M25/M40 family metallo-hydrolase, with translation MHDLAAAANDRVDAIVADTLALCAVESPSRDAAASRRSADAVRALLVDRLGATVTEQTIDGHVHVRATWGAPRVLLLCHHDTVWPLGTVDRIPLADGDLVSGPGTVDMKGGIAIAVHALAMLREAGGDAALEGVDLLITGDEEVGSPTSRPIIEASTARAALVLEAAAHGGEVKTGRKGVSIYRLEVVGRAAHAGVEPELGVNAAVALAHAVLALTELGDAAAGTSVTPTVLQAGTTTNTVPASAWIAVDVRAWTVAEQQRVDDAIRALVSPLAGAAIVVHGGINRPPLERAMAVDLYTQAAAVAAELGFEPLRETAVGGGSDGNFTAGAGIPTLDGLGPWGGGAHADHEHAVRAAFAPRTALVAGMVRRLLED, from the coding sequence ATGCACGACCTGGCCGCCGCCGCGAACGACCGGGTCGACGCGATCGTCGCCGACACGCTCGCGCTGTGCGCCGTCGAGTCGCCCTCGCGCGACGCCGCGGCCTCGCGACGCAGCGCCGACGCCGTGCGAGCCCTGCTCGTCGATCGCCTGGGCGCGACCGTGACGGAGCAGACGATCGACGGTCACGTGCACGTGCGCGCGACGTGGGGCGCGCCGCGCGTGCTGCTGCTGTGCCACCACGACACCGTGTGGCCGCTCGGCACCGTCGATCGCATCCCGCTCGCCGACGGCGACCTCGTGTCGGGGCCGGGCACCGTCGACATGAAGGGCGGCATCGCCATCGCCGTGCACGCCCTCGCGATGCTGCGCGAGGCGGGCGGGGATGCGGCGCTCGAGGGCGTCGACCTGCTGATCACGGGCGACGAGGAGGTGGGGTCGCCGACGTCGCGCCCCATCATCGAGGCGTCGACGGCGCGGGCGGCGCTCGTGCTCGAGGCCGCGGCGCACGGGGGAGAGGTGAAGACGGGCCGCAAGGGCGTGTCGATCTACCGCCTCGAGGTCGTGGGCCGCGCGGCGCACGCGGGCGTCGAGCCCGAGCTGGGCGTCAACGCCGCCGTCGCGCTCGCGCACGCCGTGCTGGCGCTGACGGAGCTCGGGGATGCCGCGGCCGGCACGAGCGTGACGCCGACGGTGCTGCAGGCGGGCACGACGACGAACACGGTGCCGGCGTCGGCGTGGATCGCCGTCGACGTGCGCGCGTGGACGGTCGCCGAGCAGCAGCGCGTCGACGACGCCATCCGCGCGCTCGTCTCGCCGCTCGCCGGCGCGGCCATCGTCGTGCACGGCGGCATCAACCGGCCCCCGCTCGAACGGGCGATGGCGGTCGACCTCTACACGCAGGCGGCGGCGGTCGCGGCGGAGCTCGGCTTCGAGCCGCTGCGCGAGACGGCGGTCGGCGGCGGCTCCGACGGCAACTTCACGGCCGGCGCGGGCATCCCGACGCTCGATGGCCTCGGCCCGTGGGGCGGCGGCGCGCACGCGGACCACGAGCACGCGGTGCGCGCGGCGTTCGCGCCGCGCACGGCGCTCGTCGCCGGCATGGTGCGTCGCCTCCTCGAAGACTGA
- a CDS encoding fluoride efflux transporter FluC, with the protein MIAGLGLVLVALAGGIGAVVRFALARLGHPDRLPWPILVANLAGAFVAGLATSLLGGEPLLLLVVVTGFCGGLTTFSTWMVETVQLADRRRVRTAIANVLVTLVAGVALAALGLWLGAL; encoded by the coding sequence GTGATCGCTGGGCTGGGCCTCGTGCTCGTGGCGCTCGCCGGCGGCATCGGCGCCGTCGTGCGGTTCGCGCTCGCGCGGCTCGGGCATCCCGACCGGCTGCCGTGGCCGATCCTCGTGGCCAACCTCGCCGGCGCGTTCGTGGCGGGGCTCGCGACCTCGCTGCTCGGCGGCGAGCCGCTGCTGCTGCTCGTCGTCGTGACGGGCTTCTGCGGCGGCCTCACGACGTTCTCGACGTGGATGGTCGAGACGGTGCAGCTCGCCGACCGCCGCCGCGTGCGCACGGCGATCGCGAACGTGCTGGTCACCCTCGTGGCGGGCGTCGCCCTCGCGGCCCTGGGCCTCTGGCTCGGCGCCCTCTGA
- a CDS encoding DUF3073 domain-containing protein, whose product MGRGRQKAKHTKIARELKAYSPNVNYSALEREIGTPHESDEYVDKWADYADDDSDDQDDEYQGRSA is encoded by the coding sequence ATGGGTCGTGGTCGTCAGAAGGCCAAGCACACGAAGATCGCTCGTGAGCTGAAGGCATACAGCCCGAACGTGAACTACTCGGCGCTCGAGCGTGAGATCGGTACTCCGCACGAGAGCGACGAGTACGTCGACAAGTGGGCGGACTACGCCGACGACGACTCCGACGACCAGGACGACGAGTACCAGGGCCGCAGCGCCTGA